A stretch of DNA from Mucilaginibacter daejeonensis:
TACCCACTCTTGCTCACCATTCACCATCATTCCCCATAAGGCGGTATCGGCACGGGTAACGTGGTGATATTTCAACTGGCCGGTAGTGTGATCGTAGGTGTTCTCGGGTTGGCCGGTGTGGTCATAATACGTCCAGATGCCGGTAGGCTTGCCCTGAACGTACATGCCGGTGCCAACCACCTTGCCCAACATATCGTACTCCTGCCAAAGGCTGTCCTTCAGGTCGTTCTTGTAAAAGCCCTGGGTCATGAGCCGGCCGCTTTGGCTATGCGAGGAGTATAGGCCATGCTTGATCTTCTTATCGGCCTTCAACACCGTGAACTCTTCGTTATACCAGCCGTGATCTATAGTGATGCGTTTGGCCTTCTGGCAAAAGGCCGTGGTAACGGCGGCGGTCAGTAATAAGGTGATGAGTATCCTCATGGTATAGGTGTGCTTTGAAAGTACAAGATAGTGAATGTGCGCCAATAGCGGTTGCCGAATGATGCCCTTATCCACCTTATAACCGAAAATTTGACAGCCGAACCGAAATTTTGACAAACTGCGCAAAGCTGATGAACGGTGTGAACTGAAAATTTTTCAGTATCTCGTTAGTGCTCATACCGGCTGCGCCATTTGGCACACAGGTTGTTCATCATAAGGCAGATACGTTCTTTTTAAGTTTAATTATAACCATTGTTCAATTCATTTTTAAACGACCTTTAGAAAGGAAAACAAGCTATGACCTTAGTTAAATTTGATCGTGAGAAAAAGAACAACGCATTATGGCCAGGCTTTAATGACGTGTTCGAACCGTTCCTGAACGATTCATTTTTTACCGACCGTATGGTGAGCCGGGTGCCCGCCGCCAACATCAGCGAAACGCCCGACAATTTCCACATCGAGCTGGCCGCACCGGGCCTCAAAAAGGAGGACTTTAAGCTCAACCTCGACCGCAATGTGCTCAGCATAACCGTTGAGCAGCGCACCGAGAACAACGACCAGCACAAGAACTACAGCAAGCGCGAGTACGCATACAACTCGTTCGTGAGGTCGTTCACACTGCCCGAAAGTGCCGATGACAGCGCCATTGACGCCCAGTACACCGATGGCATACTGCTGATCAACATTCCTAAAAAAGAAAATGCCCGCTCGGTAAGCAGGCAGATAGAAATTAAATAAGTGTCCTCCAAACTCATGGATGTACATCCGGAAAGGGCTGCCGTAAGGCGGCCCTTTTTTGTTTTGCTGATCGGTGCCGATCCGCAGTGAAGGAATTAGTGATCTAACTCGGGCAATACCAGATCAGCGGCGATCGTCGTTAAATGAGGTTAGCTTTAATATGCCTAATTGATGGTCTTGAAACTCACGCTCTCTTTTGGCCCGCTTCCGGCGCGATCTGTTCTTTAACAGTAGCGTGGGTACCTGGAGGGTAGCGATCAGCGGCAACACCACCCACAAAATGATCACACGTAACCACCACCAGGTGCCACCTATTGGGCTTAATATCGGGTTGTTGTGCTCGCTCAGGTTAGTGTGCCCGTCAGGAAGGAAGAACCTATAAAAGTAAAGCGCTACACTGATCAGGAAACCGACCCCCACGAACTTGGGGAACAGGTTCATTTGCTTTATCGAAAAGACCTGGGCATCTTGTACCGTTTCTCCAAAAATATCTCCCGTGGCACCATCCATGCAAATGTTGTACTCTGTTGAACCCACACCATCTTCATAATGATAAACGGCCTTAGTGGTATAAAAGGGTAGGTAGGCTTTGGATACCGGGTCGAGGTCATAAGTGATGTCCATAGTGTAAAGCAGACCCGGGTGCTGGTCGGTCAGGCTTTTGTGTATAGCCGCCCGCACCATTTGCTGGCCATGTTTTTCCCAGGCCTTGCCTACACTCAGGCCCATATCCGTTCTCATGCCCTCTTCCACGATCTCTTTGATAGCGGGCTGCATTTTACGGGCACGAATATCAAAATTGGCTAAAGCTCTCCAGATAGGGTGCAGCGGAGCTTCTTCGGCCTCATCGATAGTGTTCTGGATGATGGCCCATAGTTTATTGTTGTAGGTGTTGTACCTCTCGTTACCCAAGGCAACAACCTGAAAAGTGTTTTGAAGCGTGCCGCTTTTGACCGCCTCGCGTTTGGGGGCAAGCTTCAATAGCTTCCTCAAAGCGTTATCGTTCTCTTTAAAAGCGGTCCACTCGCACGAGTATTTGCCTTTAAAGATGTATACAGGTACAAAGGTGTCCTCGATACCGTAAAACTCTGACCGTGATAGTATATCCCCCGGGTTATCCCGCTGGTCAACTATCCACTTTAAGACATTTTTTTTGAACTGATCTTTGCTTATCGTAAAAGGGGTGAAAGCGGCATCATCCAGTATCGACACTCCTCCCTTATCATTGCTGGCCTTGGTTTTAAAGCTGCTACCGCAGTATGCGCATTCATTGGCCAGCACATTCGCATTGTAAGTAAGGGCCCCTCCGCAGTTGGGGCACGTTGCATTATCAGGCATTTCAGATATCGAATTGTTTAACGCTATCGAGCGCATTAAGGCCCAACTGCAAATAAGTGATCTTTTGGCCAAGCGCTGTTAGCTCGTACGAGTCCTCATAGGCGGCCAGCTTTTCGATCTGCGCTTTGGCCTGCTCGGGGTTGGCCAGGCCCAGGTAGCAATTCAGTATGGCATAGTAGCACTTAGCTGCCGTTTTGCCGAACGAGTGCCCGCCCTCATAGCTCCAGATATCGGCATCGGGATAATTTTTGATGGCCAGTTCGAAAAGAGCTATCGCACGCTCGAACAGATCCAGGTTAAAGTAGCACATACCGGCGTTGAACAACGCATCATCGGCCAGATCACTGCTGGGGCTGTGTTCATAAATGTGCAAGAACTTGCTTGCGGCTTCTACATAGAAGTTACCGTTAGCCAATACCAACGCTTCTATGAACAACTCTTGTATGTTGATATCCATTATATAAGTTCGAGCAACTTTATCTTTTTCTGTTCAAATTCTGTTTGGGTAAGTATGCCCAGGTCAAGCAAACTCTTTAACTCTTTAAGTTTTTCAATTGGCGATGCAGTTTGCTGCCCGGTTACCGCAGCCGGGTTTGGGGTAACGGCGGCTGCCATGGTCTGCTGTACTATTTGAGGCATCATAAAACCCATGCCCAGGCCCATACCTGCTCCCATGGTTTGCCCTCCCGTTCCCTCGTTAAGCGCAACGTTCTCGATGGACATGGCCATTTTATATTTCATGAACTCGTCCATATTGCCGATGGCGGACATGCGTGAACGCTCATCGACCATTTTTTGCACCTCCTCGGGTACCGATACGGAGTTCACATAAAAGTCGTGAAGGGTGAGGCCGATGTTCAACAGGTCGTTCCGGATGGCCTCGCCAACGGCGGCAGATATCTGATCCAATGAGGATGGCATATCCAGCACCGTTTTAAAAGTGTTGCCCAGTACCGTGCTTAGTTTGGATACGATGATGTTGCGAAGGTAACCGGCAATGTCCTCATCGCGGTAGAGGCCGATCGTACCCACGATCTGGTTCACAAAAGTGCGGGCATCAGCGATCTGGATCGAAAATATCCCGAAAGAGCGCACCCTCACCATCTTCAGATCGGTGTCTCTAAACAGGATAGGCTCCTGCGTGCCCCACTTTAAATTGGTGAACAGTTTTTTGCTGACGAAGTATACCTCGGCCCTAAAAGGGGAATCAGGACCGTAACCAAAGCTGGTGACCCATTTACCGATCAGCGGTATGTTCATGGTCTCCAGCATGTACCGGCCAGCCTTAAAGATCTCGACAATGTGGCCGTCCTTAAAAAAAACAGCCTCCTGCGATTCGCGTACGGTAAGCTGGGCGCCCCATTTGATCTCGGCCGGGCCGGCATCTGGTACTCGTTTTACCATTACACTTCCCGAGTTATCCAAAAACTCGAGTACTTCCATGATCGCCGGCATATTGTGATATTTATGGAAGCTAATAAACAAAAAATTAGCTTAATAATAGAAATGGCCATGAAATAGAAATGCCCGCTGGGTAAGCGGGCAGATGGCGATCAAATATGTGTGATTCAATTTATGGATGAACTTAAGTGTTATTAGAACTCCCGCAATACAATAGAAGATGAAAGAAAAGAAATGCAATTTGTTCAACTGATATACAATTAGTTGTAGACTTGAGATGATTGGGAAAAATTGCGTTTCAATATAATTCTTGCAGTTAATTCGCTAGTTTCACATTACTCTATGAACATACTTAATTCTCCTAGGTTACGCGAACGTCGTCAAGGACTTGATTTATTTAACGAAATTATAAAAGATAAAAGTAAAAGCCTTCTCATTCATTATTCATGTGAATCTTTTATCACAAGTCACGGTAATACACCAAGAGTGACATCGATTTGTATCAAGAGCTTAAGTACTGGCCAAACAATCTCTTTTTCAATCCATTTACAAGCACAATTTGAAGGATTGGATTTCAAGAACTTAAGCGACAGTGAATATGATAGAGTTGAATTGTCAATGTTATCCGAGTTTTCCAAATACGTTAAAACACATACAAATTATAAATGGATTCATTGGAACATGAGGGACTCAAATTATGGATTTGAAGCTATTAATAACAGAATTAGAATCCTTCACGGTGAAATTTTTGATATAGGAGACGATAGGAAATATGACTTTCCTAGAATACTAGGATTACTATATACTTACGATTATGAAAAAAACCGCCCCAAAGGGCGTCTCTTAAATTTAGCGGAAAGAAACTCCTTTGGAACCATAAATGCGCTGACAGGCGCCGAAGAAGCAACTGCGTTTGATAATAAGGAGTATCTTAAATTACATATGTCTACATTAAAGAAGGTAGATGTGATTGAAAGTATCGTTCATGCAACGGAAATGGGCCATTTGAAGGTCAATTCATCGAAGAAATTTATATATGGTCTTACGTTCGCCGGCTTCTTCGCTTTAGTTAAAGAGACCCCTTGGCTACTTGTGATTTTTACAATAATCGGTTACCTACTGAATATTATTGTAGAGCCCATCGTAAAGGCAGCTTTTCATATAGATTAGTCGGGAGGCCTAACTTACTTTAAATAGAAAAACCGCCCTGTTCCCAAGGCGGCTTTTCTATTTGTATCTCGTTCACTTTGCAGGTGGGATGTTGAAACCAGTTCAACATGACCATGTAAGTGAATAAGTATCGGTGGTCCTCTGTTCTCAGCCCTCGGGCCTCGAAACAGATCACATCTTCGGCATCCGGCGCATCATGTTGGCCATGGCGGCGGGGTTGCTTACTTGTTTCATGATCTTGCGCATGTCCTCGAATTGCTTGATCAGGCGGTTCACCTCGGCCAGTTCGGTACCCGAGCCTTTGGCTATACGGTTGCGGCGGCTTGGGTTAATGCTGTCAGGGTTCGATTTTTCGTACGGGGTCATGGAGTTAATGATGGCCTCGATGTTCTTAAAGGCGTCG
This window harbors:
- a CDS encoding TonB family protein, with translation MRILITLLLTAAVTTAFCQKAKRITIDHGWYNEEFTVLKADKKIKHGLYSSHSQSGRLMTQGFYKNDLKDSLWQEYDMLGKVVGTGMYVQGKPTGIWTYYDHTGQPENTYDHTTGQLKYHHVTRADTALWGMMVNGEQEWVHLDRPPIFVPGEQIKFRPIVYALRYPSTAVANGIGGKVWIGYIVDENGQVKDHQVLRPAEASLNAEAIRCVKLIEGMWLPGIYKGKPVPVMVMQVVTFNQPK
- a CDS encoding Hsp20/alpha crystallin family protein translates to MTLVKFDREKKNNALWPGFNDVFEPFLNDSFFTDRMVSRVPAANISETPDNFHIELAAPGLKKEDFKLNLDRNVLSITVEQRTENNDQHKNYSKREYAYNSFVRSFTLPESADDSAIDAQYTDGILLINIPKKENARSVSRQIEIK
- a CDS encoding tetratricopeptide repeat protein; its protein translation is MDINIQELFIEALVLANGNFYVEAASKFLHIYEHSPSSDLADDALFNAGMCYFNLDLFERAIALFELAIKNYPDADIWSYEGGHSFGKTAAKCYYAILNCYLGLANPEQAKAQIEKLAAYEDSYELTALGQKITYLQLGLNALDSVKQFDI
- a CDS encoding SPFH domain-containing protein; this translates as MEVLEFLDNSGSVMVKRVPDAGPAEIKWGAQLTVRESQEAVFFKDGHIVEIFKAGRYMLETMNIPLIGKWVTSFGYGPDSPFRAEVYFVSKKLFTNLKWGTQEPILFRDTDLKMVRVRSFGIFSIQIADARTFVNQIVGTIGLYRDEDIAGYLRNIIVSKLSTVLGNTFKTVLDMPSSLDQISAAVGEAIRNDLLNIGLTLHDFYVNSVSVPEEVQKMVDERSRMSAIGNMDEFMKYKMAMSIENVALNEGTGGQTMGAGMGLGMGFMMPQIVQQTMAAAVTPNPAAVTGQQTASPIEKLKELKSLLDLGILTQTEFEQKKIKLLELI